One window of Triticum dicoccoides isolate Atlit2015 ecotype Zavitan chromosome 5A, WEW_v2.0, whole genome shotgun sequence genomic DNA carries:
- the LOC119300937 gene encoding uncharacterized protein LOC119300937, with translation MDFLLCVCLLQLLFLRSSPVAAQQPTPSPARALDAMLQEYAYRALVRPRTGIVYNATVPGNLTGVSVSALRLRSGSLRRKGLSQYFQFGLPTGVIAQPRVERMLLVYHNLGNWSQHYYPPPPGYTYLSPVLGLLAYDAANLSAVGLPELNIVASGSPILVHFSNVRAAPAGRPAPRSRCVWFDLDGVPQFRDQEASNVCATYRQGHFSIVVNSSEVAPAPLPPGAIAPPIPAAGGPTKGGSQAWKVAVGVVGGAIALGLLSSALLCLVRHKRAKKLEVMERNSEVGETLRMAQVGRAQAPVALWTRTKPVIESEYAA, from the coding sequence ATGGATTTCCTATTATGCGTCTGCCTCCTCCAACTGCTGTTCTTGCGCTCTTCTCCGGTGGCGGCGCAGCAGCCGACGCCGTCGCCGGCTAGGGCCCTGGACGCAATGCTGCAGGAGTACGCGTACCGGGCCCTCGTCCGGCCGCGCACCGGCATCGTCTACAATGCCACCGTCCCCGGCAACCTCACCGGCGTCTCGGTGTCCGCGCTCCGCCTGCGCAGCGGCAGCCTCCGGAGGAAAGGTTTGTCCCAGTACTTTCAGTTCGGCCTGCCCACCGGCGTCATTGCGCAGCCGCGCGTGGAGAGGATGCTGCTCGTGTACCACAACCTGGGCAATTGGTCGCAGCACTACTACCCGCCTCCCCCCGGCTACACCTACCTCTCGCCGGTGCTTGGACTGCTAGCCTATGATGCTGCCAACCTTTCGGCAGTGGGGTTGCCGGAGCTGAACATCGTCGCGTCAGGAAGCCCGATTCTTGTACATTTCAGCAATGTCAGGGCGGCGCCGGCAGGCCGCCCAGCACCACGGTCACGGTGTGTGTGGTTCGACTTGGATGGTGTGCCGCAGTTCCGGGACCAAGAGGCAAGCAACGTGTGTGCTACGTATCGCCAAGGGCACTTCTCGATAGTGGTGAACTCCAGTGAGGTTGCTCCTGCTCCATTGCCACCAGGCGCAATTGCCCCGCCGATACCGGCTGCCGGAGGTCCTACCAAGGGGGGCTCGCAAGCTTGGAAGGTTGCCGTTGGCGTGGTTGGGGGCGCCATAGCATTGGGGCTGTTATCTTCAGCTCTTCTGTGTCTGGTGAGGCATAAAAGGGCCAAGAAGTTGGAGGTGATGGAGCGGAATTCAGAGGTTGGGGAGACATTGCGCATGGCGCAGGTTGGGCGGGCGCAAGCACCTGTAGCGCTGTGGACACGAACAAAACCGGTGATCGAGAGCGAGTATGCTGCATAG